GCGGGAAGCCCGCCCACAGTCGTCCCGGCCGTCGCGCGGCACTGGATGCCGCACCGCTCCTCACACGGATGCCGTCGTCGACGACGCTCGAAGGGGCGGCGGACGGCGAGGAGCCGCCCACCACGGTCGCGACAACCGGCGAGCCGCTGACCTCGCGCCCCGGGAAAAAGGCGAAGCGCGCGGCGAAGAAGGCCAAGAAGAAGGCCAAGCGCGCCCGCAAGAAGGAACGCAAGAAGGAGCGGGAGCGCGCGGCGAAGGCCGACAAGAAAGCGCGGAAGAACGCCGCTCGCGAGCGCACCGCGGGCGCGGGCGATCAGCTCTGAGGGCGACGGCGTGCGCGCCACGGCGCTGCCGCCACGACGACCGAAACGAGGGCGATCGCGACCATCGTGAGCTCGATCGCCCATCCCGGCCCGGATGCCGCGGGAAACGCGACATCGATCGCGAAGGCGGTGAGCAGCTGACCGGCCACGGTGCCGAGTCCGAGGAGAAGCACGCCGGTGTGCACCACGAGCGCCGCCGACATGAAGATGTAGACGACGCCGATCGCCCCGCCGACGAACAGCCAGGGCTCCCCCGGCACCGTGGCGGGCGGGCCTGAGACGGCGACGCTGATGAGCGCGGCGAGCACGAGAAGGATCGTGCCGCCGATGAAGTTCACGAGGGTCGCGGTGAGCGGTGTGCCCACGCGCTGGCGGAGACGACCGTTGGTCGCCTGCTGCCAGGCGATCCCGACGCCCGCCACGAGCGGAAGGATCAGCATCCACAGCGGGATGCGGTCGAGCACGCCGCCCTGCAACGACACGGCGACTGCGGCGAGCGCGAGCACCCCACCCAGCACCCGGGGGACGGTGACGGCCACGACGCCGGCCGGGCCGTAGCCGACCCGGTCGAGGACGAGTCCGTTCACGGTCTGACCCGCGACCACCCCCACGGTGAACAGCGAGACGCCGATCACCGCGACGGCGAGGCCCTGGGTCGCCACCGTGAGGGCGCCCGCGGCTCCCCCCGCCAGCATCCACCACGGGATCGTGCGCTCCCGCAGCCCCGTCGTGAGCGCACGGAAGCCTCGGCGCCCCGACGGCAGCAGGAGCGAGCACAGGGCGAGGAGCGCGAGGCCGGAGCCGAACGAGATGGCCGCCGCGACGAGTCCGTCGCCCAGCCGCAGGCCCAGTTCGCCGTTGATCCGCGCCTGTATCGCGGTGAGGATGCCGACGAGCACCGCACCCGACAGGGCGATCGCCGCGGGCAGGCGCGCGGGTGAGGGGGCGGATGTCA
This genomic window from Candidatus Microbacterium phytovorans contains:
- a CDS encoding DMT family transporter; the protein is MTSAPSPARLPAAIALSGAVLVGILTAIQARINGELGLRLGDGLVAAAISFGSGLALLALCSLLLPSGRRGFRALTTGLRERTIPWWMLAGGAAGALTVATQGLAVAVIGVSLFTVGVVAGQTVNGLVLDRVGYGPAGVVAVTVPRVLGGVLALAAVAVSLQGGVLDRIPLWMLILPLVAGVGIAWQQATNGRLRQRVGTPLTATLVNFIGGTILLVLAALISVAVSGPPATVPGEPWLFVGGAIGVVYIFMSAALVVHTGVLLLGLGTVAGQLLTAFAIDVAFPAASGPGWAIELTMVAIALVSVVVAAAPWRARRRPQS